AACGTCGTCCTCGTCGAGAGGCCGGATAATATTGCCGCGCGAGTCAATGCGCTCCTTCACGCCCACGATGAGGTCGCGGGGGATGAGGGGATCCGGTTTTTTCTGAACGGCCAGGTTTCTGCGCTCGGCCACCCGGGTTCCGTCGATCCACTGCGCGCCGCGGCCGATCAAGACCACGTCTTCGTGGCCTTCGGTGGTAATCAGGCCGAGGCGGGGCCCCTTCTTCTCGATCAGGCGATTCAACGCGATCGTCGTCGAGTAACGGATCATGTCGATCCCGGGAAGAAGCTCTTCGATTTTCAGGCCGAGAGCGGCCGCGCCCTCTTCGATGACTTTCGAAAAACAGACGGAAAGATCGTACGGCGTCGTGGGAACTTTTTTAATGAGGCTCTTACCCTCGTAGTTGAGGACCAGGTCCGTGAAGGTGCCGCCCACATCGATGTCGATGGAGTTCATTCGGAGACCTCGAGCCGTTGTTTGCGGATCTTGAATTCGCCGGTGCGCAGTCTTTCCTTCAAGCTGTCCAGATCGATTTCAATGTCCCGGGTGAGGGGATGTCCCGGAGGCAGGTATTCCGTCTCCACCTGCGTTCCACAGCCCGGACAGTACAGCTCCACAATTCGCACCCAAAGAGGGTCTGGCGAAAAATTGAAATCGCCGGAAACCAGAGGCGGATGAACCTCGCGGGGATCGCGGTCGTGAAGCAAGCAGCCTTTCTTGTAGTCCTCGCGGGCCGGGCCGAGCTCATAATTGCAGCGGTTACACAGCCACTTTTCCCGGTCGATATCCAGGTCGAGGTACTCGGTGACCCGGATGCGGCTTGGTTGTTCGGATGGCATTGCTCTCCCCTTGCTGGCTCTAAACTTTTCCGCGACGCAACAATTCTCTAGCGCCGGGTCAGCTTGGCATTTCCGTAATGATCCATGAGCAGCGTCCAGCCTTCGGGCACGAAATAGGTGCTGTTCGCGCCTTCCAGCACGGCGCATCCCTCGACGCGATTTCCGGGCTGCAAGTCTTCCCAGCGGTAGAGCTGTGCTTCCCCCCTGGCGCTGCCCCAGGCGACCTGCCGCCTGCCTTTGCCGGCGTGCGAAGAATCGGCGCCCTGCAGCGGCCTTTCAGCGAGCGACGGCTTGGGCATGGCCTTCTTGATCTGGACGCGCAGGAGATCGACGACAAACGCTTCCGTGCCGCCGCCAAGCGTTTTCTCCAAGAACGCTTTCAGCTGCTTGGTGCTCTGAAAAGCATCTGCCGGACAGGGCACGGCAACCGAGGGCCGCCCGTCGCGGGAGACTTCCAGCTCGATCATGTACTCAATTCCCTCCGGCTTGATGCCTTCTCCCAGGAGATCGCGCGTGCCCTCGGCCTTGCTGTCCAGGAGGGCACCGCTGAGACGCTGCAGCTCGCCGTCGCCGAGCGACATCAGATGCAGGGAGCGCTCGTAGACGTGGGAGATGTCCGAGACCGAGGAGCCAAAGGCGCTGAGGACGGGCCCCAGGTTGAAGAAGAAGACGTCCTTCAGCCCGGCCTGCTCCGCGACACCGCAGGCGATCAGGCCGCCGTTTCCGCCGTAGGCAAACAGGGTATGCCGGGAAAGATCCTGTTTCAGCTCGGCGCTGGCGTGCGCGATGGTTCCCGCGACAAGGGCGAAGGAACGTTCGATGATGGCGCGGGAGGCTTCTTCAACCGATTTCTGGAGGGGCTCGGCGACGCGCTGCTGAATGGTCTGGC
This sequence is a window from Terriglobia bacterium. Protein-coding genes within it:
- a CDS encoding acetone carboxylase subunit gamma; the protein is MPSEQPSRIRVTEYLDLDIDREKWLCNRCNYELGPAREDYKKGCLLHDRDPREVHPPLVSGDFNFSPDPLWVRIVELYCPGCGTQVETEYLPPGHPLTRDIEIDLDSLKERLRTGEFKIRKQRLEVSE